TTTTTTTTAACTTCTGTCTTATCTAATGGCTATAAAATTTTTGTCTATTAAATTAACGGTCCGGTGTTTCTAATTTATGTGGTAATTTCTAGCTAATTCTCTTTTTTCTGGTTAACCCGTCAACTATTTTTAATATATAATAGATGATATGATAGGCAAATACTTTACTACTAGGAAAGGACTCCATTTTCTTAATGAAAATGGGGGCCATGTGGCCCCTCTCATCGAAAAGAAAACATAAAATTGCGATCAAACATAAATCAATAGTGACATCGTTTTTTCAAGACGCGGCGCACCATCTTGTGAAGTTCGCGCTATCCAGCGTCAGCTTGAAGTCGACAACTTTGGCGATGCTAGTGGGCAGGCCACCGACTAGAGCGACAAAGAGGGGCACCGAGAGGGGAATATGGTGGAGTGGGTTGGGAGGGCTTGCCGGTCGCCGGATCCAGGAAGATCGGGCGCGAGGGCAGCTCTAGGGCGCTCAACGGCGGCAGTGCTAGTAGCTAGTTCCTGAGCGAAGGGAACTTTGCCGAAGCCATCATCGCCGGTgtcggcgggcggcggaggacgtGGACTGGTCGACATGGGAAGGAAGGAGATTGTATGCACTATCCTTCTTGATGTTGTTGTGGCTGAAGCTATAGATAGAGGGGAAGGTGTACAAGGTCCTTCTCATGGGCGCACACGAGTTCTCGAGCAACCGTTGCACGCCAGTTAAAATAAATGATAAAAGTTCTTAAATTACGCAAAATTTGAGAACTCGCAAATTCAACTTATAGTTTGAGAAAAAGGAAAGACAAAACATGCTATGAACAGTTACTAATTCAATTTGGGTCCATTAACACTACCGCAATTGGATTTGTTTTAAAAAACCGAGCTGTGAGTTGAATTAGTTGTAACCGAAACATTGTGACATGTTAGATACTCCTATGTGCTATGTTTATGTATACTTCGTTATTTTCATAAGTTTTGAGAACTTTTAACATACTTCCTCCATCCTAAAATAGCTAAAATCAGCGACACTTAGTTATTTCGGGATGGAgtatgtttttttacattgagtGCACTGGTTGTACAAGGACTTGGAGTGCACACAATATATTCTGAGCGTGCAAATGTTGTTTGCTTACGAAGATCGTAAGGCACTAATGATCGACGGCCGTAGCCCACTGATCAAATGCAAAATATCGTCCATGCAGCAGTGCTCTTGGCAAGATATGTTGTTTGCTTATGTTGGCATTGGATTAGTACTCCTTAAACACCGTCCCCTTCTGGAGCTTCTCTGAAGTTTGAAAGGAAGCAAAGCAGTTTAGTTTAGTTTTCCCAAAGACAAAACTATTTGACATTCCGAAAATATATGTGAAATCTGAATCTTCATAAGATCTCTCTATCTATGTTAGAACTTGTCAAAAAATCCGAAAAAGTAGTACAGATAGATACCAGATACTACCAGCTACCAAATCTGAATCTCCATCCCGGAGTCGCTGGCTCGACATCGCCGAGTACATGGAAGTCGGAAGAGGCCTTCTTCGACGAGACGCCACTGCTGCCGACTGACCTCGACGACCGGCCACCACCCGCTTCTGGGCCCACTTCATCGATCAGAAGCTAAAGCAAGCAGACGATCGTTCGTATGTTCTCGTGTGGTTTTAGTTACTGAACACTGCCCTGCAGTTTGAGCGGCCGATCTGGATGTCCTTTTTGTTGACGGCGGATAGTGGCGAGGAGCAGAAGAGATTTGTGATGGGGATCCTGCTGCTTCTGGAGGGGCAGCTGAAGGGGAAGAGGCTCTTCTGCGGCGACGCCATCGGCTTCATGGACATCGCCGGCCGACGGCGGGCTGGCGCACTGGCTGGGCGTCTTCGAGGAGATCTGCGGGGTGACGCTGGTGGCCGACGAGGAATTCCCGGGTTGCGCTGCCGCGGCGGCAGGGTCAGTACCAAGCTCGCCGGATTCGGTCGTCCGCCCCTTCTATCCTGATACTCGGCAGTCGGATGAGGgggtggcggcgccggcggcgcagAGGGATCTGTCTGATGTCGAGTTCTCCGGGGGGTCCTGCACCACGTTCAGCTCAGGCAGTGGTGATGTGGCGTCCGGGCGCGCCCATGGCGCGGCGCCGCCCGTCGCTTCTGGCGGCTCGATTCAGTCCTTACCACACAGTGCCCAAGCATCCGCAAACACCACCATCCGAGTTGGCTGGAAGCGCAGGTATCTCGTTCATTTCTGCCGATTTTCCCAAGAGGGGTTTTATTTGATTTTCCAGTAATACGTGCATTCTGGTATTAGTAGTCCGGTGGGATTTATTGTTTGCAACATCCGGAACCTGGCTAGGGCGACTAAGTAGAGTCTGAATCTAAGTTGGTGGATTTTTCCTCAACTTCGATACGGTCATAGTATATGGATTTTTTGAGAAGCGTCAACAGCCAAGCGATTACCGACTTTGGCTAAACATAGACACTGGTAAAAAAAACTGCAGGATTGAATGGCCATGGCAATCCTAGACTGCTCCATTCTAGTTTGTGTTCCGCTGGCGCTGGCAGGATGGTTTAATTTTGAGTGTAAATATATGCAAAGAGGAACAATAAGACTGTTCCCAGGTGTGCCTTTGTTTTCCCTTTAGCTTCTTCTGAATGTTGGTGGTAGTTGGTTAGTTACAGGGCCAGGAGCGCCAGACCATCGGTGCTGCATTAGTGGTGATTGCGTGCCGTCGTTCTGAAGCTCCCCTATGGTGATTCGCTGACTTGCGACCTTTTCTAGCAGTCTGCATCCAGTCTAGTAGTGCTGCGTTGTAGAATTGGCGCGTTAGGCTTGGTTGGTTTTGTAATTGCCCAGAACGAACCGGTAAGAATGGGCAGGCATGCTCTAGTTGATTTCTAAAAAACAGTGACCCCCGGCGTGAACCGTGGGTAGCTAACGGCCCTATGCAAATTTACACAGCGAATACTGGGTAGTAAGCTAGTGGTCTTGGAGGAGTTAAGCCATGGGCAAACATAGCCCGTTTTGCACTGCAGTTGGTGACACACAGGCAGTGCAATTTTTATGTTTCGAATTTAATAAATGTAAAACTAGAGGGAAAAGGGTTTTCCCCAATACAGGCATGCTTTACGGTTTATCTTATTTTTACTTCTGCTTTCGTTGGCAGGCCAAGAGGGCCGAAAGGCCCAGACGAGCGGGCGGTAGTGGTTGATCGTGTGCCGGCACTCGAATCTGGCATACGAGGATTCGCTGACAGGGGGACTGAGGTGGTTGTCAACTCGGCGCTTGGCACAATTTTCGATTCTCTGCCAGAGGCGTATGAATTCTACAATCTTTATTCATGGGAGGTTGGCTTTGGTATTCGTTACGGCAAGAGCAGGCAGAATGTCAATGGGACCAAGTGTATGCAGGAGATCATATGCGGCTGTGCTGTAATCTAATTTACTTGCTTTTGCCTTTTTGGTGTGCTTCTTCGTGTGTTTATGTGTCGCGTTTTGTGCGGATGAATACCGACGTATTTTTTTGGCAAAATTCCCTGTTGAAATCAACTTCAGGGCAAGCCAGAGAGGGAGAACAACTCGTTGATGAGAAGCAATTGCGCCGCAATGCTGCGACTGCACCGGACAGATGATGGTGGGTGGTATGTATCGGAGAATCGTGCTTCACACAACCATGAACTGCTTCGGACATGTGCGGAGAAGCTGCACTGGCCATCTCACCGGCGCATTGACACATACACGAGGGACCTTGTGAAGCAGTTGCGGCAGAACAATGTTAATCTGGGCAAGGTGTACAGCGTCATTGGCAGCCTGTTTGGCCGGATGGAGAATGTACCGTTCACGAAGAGGTGCCTTCGAACTTTCTGTGGAATGCTTAGTAGGGAGCAGGCGGACGATGATGTGCGCAAGACTATGGATGCATTCTCCGAGCTGGGATCTAATGACCCGGAGTTTTCGTATGTTGTTGAGGTTGATAAAGAAAGCAAGATAAAAACCCTTTTGTGGACCAATGGGAGAAGCAAGATCCAATACCACAATTTCGGGGATGTCATAACATTTGACACAACTTACAAGACAAACCTATATGACATGCCTTTCGGGTTGTTCGTGGGAGTGAACAACCACTTCCAGAGTATCATCATGGGGGGGTCATGATGAGGGAGGAAACAATCGAGAGTTTTAATTGGGTATTCACAGAGTTCATTAGACTGATGGGTGGCAAGCCTCCAAAAACAATACTAACAGGTTGGTTTACTCCTGCAGCATTCACCCCGATTGCCCTCTGATGTGTGTAGCCGGTAGGTGTTGTGTTTTTGCTACCAAGTTCCATGTCTGATCATGGTTTCTCTATTTGTAGATCAAGCGCGGGCAATGGAGGTTGCTATACAACAAACGATACCAGATACAACACACCGCTGGTGTAAGTGGCATGTGCTTCGGAAGGCGAACGAGCACCTTGGTCCGCATTACACGAAACGAAGTGATTTTAGGCCCGCTTTGCACAAGGTTGTTAATGAAATGCTGACCGTGGATGAGTTTGAAGCAGCTTGGGCTGAACTGCTAGACAGATACAAGCTGCACAACAACACTTTTTTGATCCAGATTTTCGAGGTTAGGCACAAGTGGCAAAACCTTATTTTAGTGGTAAATTCTGTGCGAAGCAAACCAGTACGCAAAGGAGCGAAAGTGCAAACCATTTGTTAAAGGGCtacatccccccccccccccccccccgcttgccCGATGAACCTTTTCGTGAAGCAATACAGCAAGCTGCAGTTTGACCGGGAAGCTGAAGAAGGGTTCCAAGAGAAGAGGGCCAGGCTGGTATGTGCAAGCAAAGATGACATTATGCAACCTGATATGACCCGTTCTCCGGTTTTTTGTCATTCTGCTAATATGTTTCTGCTGACTCCTGGCAGGGCGGTGTAGTTCTGCGATACGATTTCCCTCTGGAAGAGCATGCGAGCCACGTGTACACCCGGACTATGTTTGAGATGTTTGGTCAGGCTTTGTACCGTGCAGGGAGATATGATGTCGAGGAAGTCCAACGAGGCACAAGGTACCTTGTGCGGCATGTTGAAGCTGAGAAGCGAGAAAAGTGGTGCCGCGAGATGCATGCGGTTGATGTCAATGATGGCGGCGCTCGTTACACGTGCGGATGCGTCTTGTTTGAGCACATGGGGATGCTTTGTTGCCATGCTATCAAGGTTAATCCTAACACTACAACTATATGCGAGTGCCTTGAATGAAAAATATTACTTGTGTCATTCGTTTAGCCAGCTTTTCAGCTTCATTTATGTATGTCGTTGAACCATCCACCTTGCCTTTGCGTCCTGGTTCTTATTCATTTGGGAGTGCGGAAGATACCGAGTTTTCATGTATTGAAGAGGTGGACAATAGATGCCCGCGACAACTTGCCGCTGCACCTCATCCATTACCAGAAAGATCAAGGGCCTCCGCAGTTGTCTTCCTACTGGCATACTGCACTACACCTGACAGCGCTCGAATTTGTGCAGCTTGGTGATAGCAATGTAGATGCATTCGACAGAGCAATGGACATTTTAAATGCAGGCAAGGCTGAACTGACCGTTTTGGCCGCGATCAAAGATGGCAAATGTTTGGTGGACCAAACTCAAGTTGGGGAGTCAGCCAACCCAACCATGGCTATGATGGCAAACGGCTCGCAACAAGAAGATGTGTGTTCTCAGATGTTCATCTCCACTGAATGTGGCCTTGGCTCTGTCTCTGTGGTATCTGATTCGAGGCGTCCATTGTCCACATTACTAGCGCCTGATAGGAAAAAGCAGAGGGGTAGGCCGACAACGGCGAGGGACAAGCCTGGATATGAGATAAAAGATGCAAGATCTAGATTTTGCACAGTTTGTAGGGAGAAAGGGCACAAGAGCACAACGTGCCCCCGCAGGGGGACCTTCCGAAGAAACCGCGCAAAATCCCTACATGTAGAAATTGTGGTGTGGCCGGGCACAAGAAAACAAGCTGTTTCAACCCGGTGTTGCCGTTGGTGAAGAGGTCGCGCGACGGACCAGTCGAGTGATCTTCAGTTCGTTTTATGATCCGTAAAGTTCTTGATTCAGTCCAGATTTTATGTAGTCTGCTTATCTGGGCTTGTGATTTGCAAAAGTAATAAACATTGTGCCTATGTGTGTGGTAATGTTGAATAATTAGGCATTTCCCGTTTAGTTTAATCCAGAAAAATAATGGATAAAACATGAATAGCAATATATTGATGAAACTAGAAACTAGCAACAATTCGTTGAGACTAGTCATACAATCAAAATCATAAGCAAAACGCATCATATCCATGTCAATTGCTATTAGCAATAAACCAAATGCTAGTCCTAACAGTGAGGATAAGATGACATACGGCGCAGTAGCAGAAGGTGCAGATGTCCCGATCGTCATGTCGCTGAAGAGGTCCttgacgtcggggaagaagtcatcgTTGGGGAACTCGTCGTCAGTGATGTCGCCGTTTGCAGCCACGATGAACAAGACTCCAGCAGTCGCGTAAggacgctccccaaaaacctgatcgcccctctcccgtaccgGATCACAAGAGGCGGTGTTTTGGAGGCCTGCTGTCTCACTCTCCGGTGCACGCCAGGAAGCGAGATGGGAAAGAGGTAGACGGTGCAATGCTCTGGAACAATGCGAAGAGTTGCGTCTCGTTGGAAAGAGGAGCGACCTCTTATAGGAGCAACGAGATGAAACTGAAATGGACGCACTAATTCTCATTAAGGAGAGGAGAAACAGACGCACTAAAAATCCTATCAAGTGGTCAGTTTCGTCTCCCATTAGTAGGCAAATCGTTTCAAGTTCTTGCATGACAAAATATGCTAGCACGCACGGTATGAAGAAACCAATGTACTAATGAAGAAATGAAACCAAAACCAAAATATTGATGCCATCAATGAGGAGATGAATGTCATCATTCACCACCATTCGGTTTCATTTTCCACTAGCGCAAATATTTTAACTTCTTTCTTGTCATGCATGAACGTGCCACATGGGCCTATGGGATTTTCCTAGAAATTATTGGATATAACAGATGGTTTAAATCCCAATAATTCTAaaaatcccccaccagatcccagaggCACATCAAGTTTGCCTATGGTTTCAAAACATTGTTTATATACCGGTGTTTcggtggagactgttaagttgaacttccacctagaactccATGCTACACTCGTTCacaacttgaacagtggactacgccttgaactgcaagttttgTGCAAACAAGTTTCACGTAAAAGCCTTGACCGATACTAGACTGCTGAAAACTTTCCCGCGGGTAGGAGCATATGCGTCATACTCCGGGGCCTCTTCATGAGTTTATTAGAGAACACCCAACTCTCACAGACCGTGACGTTTAACAGTctaactcatataggtgtgttctttctAGATGTTCTGTAGGACAACATCTTTGCCTACCCAAGCCATTCAAAACACATTAAGATAAATATCAGCCTACCATACAGATTAGGAGAGAATTGCATCATAACGGAGTGGATTTTTGTCAAATAAATATTCTCCTCTCAGTTATCCAATAGTTTGTCTCGCCAattctaattcacgggatctccgatcacaaagaataGGTTACCACCATGAACAACTTATGTAGTGGGTCTCAATCCCATCTCCTTCGATGCATTgtctatcacatttcgtgataaaccctttgtgaagggatctgccagattcttCGATGTGTTTATATAGTCCAACGCtataactccggagtttctcatgaACCTGACAGATTTCAGTCTCCTTctcacgtgtcttgatgacttcttATTATCCTTAGAACCGTTTACCTTGACGATCACTGTTTGATTATCACAGTTCATTAGAATAGCTggtattggtttttcaaccaccggcaagtccatcaaaagttctcgaagccattctgcttcaacTGTTGCCGTGTctaatgctgtgagttctgcttccattgttgaccttgttaagatggtttgcttgcaagacttccaggaaacagcagCACCACCAAGTGTAAACACATAACCACTTGTCGCTTTAAGCTCATCAACATCAGATATCCAATTTGCATCACTATAACCTTCAAGTACTCTTGGATACCCGGTATAGTGAAGCCCATAACTCGCGGTACCTTTCAGATAGCGCATTATTCTCTCAAGTGCATGCCAATGAACATCTCCCGGGTTTGAAACAAACCGGCTTAGTTTACTCACAGAAAACGAGATGCCAGGCCTCGTAGCACTAGCTaaatacataagcgagccaatgaTTTGAGAATATCTCAATTGATCCTTTGTTTCTCCCTCGTTCTTCCGAATTAAAACACTCGGATCATAAGGTCTCGGAGAAGGTTTGCAATCTGAATATCCAAAGCGATCCAGAATCTTCTCCATATAGTGAGACTGCAAGAGAGTGATCCCACCATCACAACCTCTTAAAAGCTTGATGTTCCAGATAACATCAGCTACTccaaggtctttcatctcaaagtttTGATTCAGAAAATCTTTCACTTCCTGAATGACCTTGAGATTTGTTCCAAATAtaagtatgtcatcaacatacaaacataatataactccttcgcccccaccatggcgatagtacacacacttGTCGGCTTCGTTTGCAACAAAGCCCGTAGATGTCAAAGTTCTTTCGAACTTCTcgtgccattgcttaggtgcttgtCTCAAACCATACAAAGATTTCAACAATTTAcacacttttccttcctgaccatctacTACAAAACCATCGGGTTGTTCCATGTAAATTTCCCctccaactctccatttaggaaagctgtcttaacgtccatttgatgaacgagaagattGTGTGAGGCGGCCAATGAGAGTagtactcgaatggtggtcaatCTGGCCACAGGCGCATAAGTATCAAAGAAAGCTTCACCTTCTTTTTGGGTATAGCCCTTGGCAACAAGTcgtgccttgtacttttcaattgtACCATCGGGCCTAAGATTTTTCTTAAACACCCACTTACACCCTACAGGTTTacacccataaggacgatcagtgatctcccatgtcccaTTGGCCATGATAGAATCCATCTCACTACGCACAACTTCTTTCCAGTAATCAGCATCATAAGATGCATAAgcttctgaaatagaagtgggagtatcatTCACGAGGTACACAATGAAATCTTCACCAAATGAATTTGTGGTCCTTTGTCTCTTGCTCCTTCTAGGAGCTTCATTGTCATCCTCCTCAGGAATGTCTGTGTGTTTCTTCTCGGAATGTTCCAATGGAACAGTAGGTCCAGGAGTTGTCCGTGACCTCTGACTAGATGAGCTAGGCATATCCTTCATAGGAAAAATATCCTCAAAtaaagtcgcatcattcgactccatgatgGTACCAACATTCATGTCAAGTACCTCAGATTTCAccactagaaatctatagccaatgctatgGAAAGCATAACCCAGGAAAACGCAATCAACTGTTTTTGGCCCAAGCTTACGCTTCTTGGTAATTGgtacattgactttcgccaaacaaccccaagtTCGTAAGTAGGAAAGTTTAAGCCTTTTCCTTTCCCATTCTTCAAACTGGGTAATCTCTTTATTCTTCGTAGGAACTCTATTTAGGACATGACTTGCAGTCATCAAAGCCTCCCCTACCATTCCCTGGAAAGTCCCGctgtatctaacatggcgttaaccaaatcagttagagttcggttctttcgttcggcaaccccgtttgactggggagagtagggaggcgtcctctcatgtattataccatgttcctcacaaaatAAATTGAactcattggaaaaatactctccaccgcGATCCGACCTAAGCCTTTTGATCTTTCGATCGAGTTGATTCTCTGCTTCGGCTTtgtagattttaaagtagtgcaAAGCCTCATCTTTTGTTTTCAACAAATATATCATGCAATATCTAGTAGAGTCATCGATTAGAGTCATGAAATATCTTTTTCCAtcttttgtcaacacaccattcatctcacaaagatctgAATGTATGATTTCAAGTGGTGCCAAATTCCTCGCCTCAACAGTCGCATGAGACTTGCGAGGTTGCTTTGCTTGCACACAAAtttggcacttagaacctttgacAATTGTAAATTTTGGGATTAAACTCAAATTTGCTAGCCGCGTCATGACACCAAAGTTAATATGACAAAGTCATGAATGCCAAACATTTGATTCAGTTTCACTGCAAACATGATTAATAACTTTAGTGCAAAAGTCCGACAAAGAtaagcggaacaagcctccgctctcatagcccttcccaacaaattgtccacactTAGATACTACAACCTTATTGGACTCAAATAACAATTTATAACCATCTCGACACAAACAAGAACCGCTGACAAGATTTTTATTTATAgcagggacatgctgcacgttcttcagtcgcacgatctttcccgaagtaaacttcagatcgaccgtaccaacaccatgaacagaagcatgTGTCCCGTTTCCCATCAACACGGGTGTAGTTcttgcgacctgataagaagAAAACATGTTTATGTCAGAACACACATGTACATTGGCACCGGTGTCAATCCACCAATCtggagaatgacatactgaaaggATGGTAGGAAATTTACCATACCCGACATCTTTCATGTCAACATCGCAATaacaacattagcggtcttgctATTGTTCTCATTCTGACGCATGTCCCAGCGGTCCTTGCAGGATGAAGCCCAATGTTCTTCACTGCCACATACATGGCACTTTCCTTTCTTCTTATAagtatccttcttcttcttgaagttggcaGGTTGTGGGGCTTTGTACTTGCCATCAAATTTTCCTTTGCCCGCATAGTTTTTGTTCTTGGGTTTGTGGGTTTGGAAATTTCTCTTTTTGTACCAAATTGGCACTGGAATTCCCCTCATGGAAACGAGCACGTGTGTCTTTTGCCCTCGCCTTCTCTTctacatcaagagtgccaattaGATTGACAACAGTAAACTCTTGCCTCTTATGCTTCACAGAGGTAGcaaaattcctccatgaaggaggaagcTTGGCAGTGATGCCTCCGGCAATGAATTTGTCCGGTAACACACAATTGAGATGCTCAAGTTCTTTAGTGAGCGACTGAATCTCATGAGCCTGCTCAACAACAGAGCGGTCATCAGTCATCCTGTAGTCATGGTACTGTTCCATGATATACAACTCACTTCCTGTGTCCGCGACTCCAAACTTGGCTTCGAGTGCATCCCACATATCTTTACCGACCATGCTGGTCATGAATGGATCGACAATCTTGTCGCCAAGAACACTCAAGACAGCACCTCTAAAGAGGGTGTCTGTAGCCTGGAAAGCTTGCTCCTGCTCAGTAGTCAGCTCTCCCTCTGGCTTGCCTTTAGAGGCGTGAAAACAGTTCATGGTGGTAAGCCAAAGAACTGCCCTCGCACGCCACCTCTTATAGTTCACGCCCTCAAATGGTGCGGGCTTGAGAGTTGCAGCAAAAGCAATAGGAGAAAATTGCCTACACATATCAGGTTTTTTGGATTGTTGAATAATTAGGCATTTTCCCGTTTAGTTTAATCCAGAAAAATAATGGATAAAACATGAATAGCAATATATTGATGAAACTAGAAACTAGCAACAATTCGTTGAGACTAGTCATACAATCAAAATCATAAGCAAAATGCATCATATCCATGTCAATTGCTATTAGCAATAAACCAAATGCTAGCCCTAACAGTGAGGATAAGATGGCATATGGCGCAGTAGCAGAAGGTGCAGATGTCCCGATCGTCATGTCGCTGAAGAGGTCCttgacgtcggggaagaagtcgtcgtttgGGAACTCGTCGTCAGTGATGTCGCCGTTTGCAGCCACGATGAACAAGACTCCAGCAGCCGCGTAAggacgctccccaaaaacctgaccGCCCCTCTCCCGTACTGGATCACAAGAGGCGGGGTTTTGGAGGCCTGCTGTCTCACTCTCCGGTGCACGCCAGGAAGCGAGATGGGAAAGAGGTAGACGGTGCAATGCTCTGGAACAATGCGAAGAGTTGCATCTCGTTGGAAAGAGGAGCGACCTCTTATAGGAGCAACGAGATGAAACTGAAATGGACGCACTAATTCTCATTAAGGAGAGGAGAAACAGACGCACTAAAAATCCTATTAAGTGATCAGTTTCGTCTCCCATTAGTAGGCAAATCGTTTCAAGTTCTTGCATGACAAAATATGCTAGCACGCACGGTATGAAGAAACCAATGTACTAATGAAGAAATGAAACCAAAACCAAAATATTGATGCCATCAATGAGGAGATGAATGTCATCATTCACCACCATTCGGTTTCATTTTCCACTAGGGCAAATATTTTAACTTCTTTCTTGTCATGCATGAACGTGCCACATGGGCTTATGGGATTTTCCTAGAAATTATTGGATATAACAGATGGTTTAAATCCCAATAATTCTAACAGGTAATGTACTTTGCTTACTGCTTTCTAATATACTCTTCCAGTCGTTCTGGTTGAGGCTCCTTTGAGCGAGTTGTACATTCGTTCATTTTCAAGTGAAGTTTTAGTTCAGCTGCGAGAAGCGACATTTTGGCTTGCTGTGCGGTGGTTGGATTTTCAAAACCCAATTGGGGTCCCCATCTCGCTGTGTGGTCGTCTCTTTTTATATATTTCGAAGCTTATTTGTCACAGTGAAAAAATGCCTACTTGTGAACAAATGGTGATGGCAGCTGTACGCGTGTGCTGGGGCCGTTTCAGAATTGATGTCTCAGTACCTGTGCAGAGACCGTGCACCGTGCTATGGGTTTTGGATTGGATTGGTGTTTTTGAACGTTTGAATTATTGTGGGGCTGGGGAGGTTTTGGGGGGAAAGTTCGCTCGTGGGCTATTTAAAACAATTGCTTGGTGATGCTGGTAGGCAACACTGGTCGACGCCTTCCTCTCGTTTGTTTTCCTTGCCAGGTCCTTTAGCCAGAGTAGATATCCCAGGCCTGCATGGCGCCCCTGGAGCTTtctctgtaggagatatgccctagaggcaataataaatgctATTACTTATCTCCATGTttataattatgtttatgttccatgctataactgctatggttctcgagtctgcaataaccatgaggctcggaggaagactcatatgcacgtatggaataataaacggtaaaatgtattcctagtctggcctgtaagactagctcaagtattgcatgatggttctgttttcctgatcatgggcatgtctatgtcagcaaccttgag
The Aegilops tauschii subsp. strangulata cultivar AL8/78 chromosome 3, Aet v6.0, whole genome shotgun sequence genome window above contains:
- the LOC109784144 gene encoding uncharacterized protein → MAPRQIGKRGRGSSAATPSASWTSPADGGLAHWLGVFEEICGVTLVADEEFPGCAAAAAGSVPSSPDSVVRPFYPDTRQSDEGVAAPAAQRDLSDVEFSGGSCTTFSSGSGDVASGRAHGAAPPVASGGSIQSLPHSAQASANTTIRVGWKRRPRGPKGPDERAVVVDRVPALESGIRGFADRGTEVVVNSALGTIFDSLPEAYEFYNLYSWEVGFGIRYGKSRQNVNGTKCMQEIICGCAVI
- the LOC141020768 gene encoding protein FAR1-RELATED SEQUENCE 5-like; this encodes MLRLHRTDDGGWYVSENRASHNHELLRTCAEKLHWPSHRRIDTYTRDLVKQLRQNNVNLGKVYSVIGSLFGRMENVPFTKRCLRTFCGMLSREQADDDVRKTMDAFSELGSNDPEFSYVVEVDKESKIKTLLWTNGRSKIQYHNFGDVITFDTTYKTNLYDMPFGLFVGVNNHFQSIIMGGS
- the LOC141020769 gene encoding protein FAR1-RELATED SEQUENCE 12-like; translation: MNLFVKQYSKLQFDREAEEGFQEKRARLGGVVLRYDFPLEEHASHVYTRTMFEMFGQALYRAGRYDVEEVQRGTRYLVRHVEAEKREKWCREMHAVDVNDGGARYTCGCVLFEHMGMLCCHAIKVNPNTTTICECLE